A portion of the Deinococcus peraridilitoris DSM 19664 genome contains these proteins:
- a CDS encoding Mrp/NBP35 family ATP-binding protein, translated as MPDADVLAALRTVNDPELHRDLVSLGMVERADRTQNAAFVKVNLTTPACPLKATIEADVRAAVLAVPGVNEVHIEFGATVRAPSSPPLPGVKHVVAIGSGKGGVGKSSVAANIAAALAKSGARVGLLDADVYGPSIAHMMGAGSERVSANEQRKMNPIERHGLRFLSMGNLMPAGQALVWRGPMLHSAIQQFLRDAAWGELDYLIVDLPPGTGDVQLSLAQTVTLTGAVIVTTPQDVALIDAARAVDMFRKASVPILGVVENMSYFVAPDTGVTYDIFGRGGASRLGGLSVLGEVPLDVEVRQDADAGMPSVLAHPQSAASRALTQIAENLAGRLSVQALTELPMVQ; from the coding sequence ATGCCCGACGCTGACGTGCTCGCCGCGCTGCGCACGGTGAACGACCCAGAACTGCACCGCGACCTCGTGTCGCTGGGCATGGTGGAACGGGCCGACCGGACGCAGAACGCCGCTTTTGTCAAGGTGAACCTCACCACGCCCGCCTGCCCGCTCAAAGCGACCATCGAAGCGGACGTTCGCGCTGCCGTGCTAGCGGTGCCTGGCGTGAACGAGGTCCACATTGAATTCGGTGCGACGGTGCGCGCGCCAAGCTCTCCCCCGCTGCCAGGCGTCAAACACGTCGTCGCCATCGGTTCGGGCAAGGGAGGCGTCGGCAAGTCGTCAGTGGCGGCCAACATCGCCGCGGCCCTCGCGAAAAGCGGCGCGCGCGTCGGTCTGCTGGACGCGGATGTGTACGGCCCTTCGATCGCGCACATGATGGGGGCGGGCAGCGAGCGTGTCTCGGCCAACGAGCAGCGCAAGATGAACCCTATCGAGCGGCACGGCCTGCGCTTTCTGTCGATGGGCAACCTGATGCCCGCCGGTCAGGCGCTGGTGTGGCGTGGCCCGATGCTGCACTCGGCCATCCAGCAGTTTCTGCGTGACGCCGCCTGGGGTGAACTCGATTACCTGATCGTGGATCTGCCACCGGGCACAGGAGACGTTCAGCTCTCGCTCGCGCAGACGGTCACCCTGACGGGAGCGGTGATTGTCACCACCCCACAGGACGTCGCCCTGATCGACGCGGCGCGCGCGGTGGACATGTTCCGCAAAGCCAGCGTGCCCATTCTGGGTGTCGTGGAGAACATGAGTTACTTCGTGGCGCCGGACACCGGCGTCACCTACGATATTTTCGGGCGGGGCGGCGCGAGCAGGCTGGGCGGGCTGTCGGTGCTGGGTGAAGTGCCACTGGACGTCGAAGTCCGCCAGGATGCCGATGCGGGCATGCCCAGCGTGCTGGCACATCCGCAAAGTGCCGCCTCGCGGGCACTGACGCAGATCGCCGAGAATCTCGCGGGGCGTCTCAGCGTACAGGCGCTCACCGAATTACCGATGGTCCAATGA
- a CDS encoding helix-turn-helix transcriptional regulator: MTRAAPLPQQGDRTKTRVLTLLKGQECSTAGHVAQALQISVPAARKHLLDLEEAGLIESTTHKPGGRGRPQLVYRLTESGEARFPKSYATLCVDVLAHVESLFGSGAVLKVMDARRAQFAERLAQQMHGNTAERVEQLVAFLNGAGYDARAYQERGVWYLEQGNCPGLEVAKKYDQLCHSELELYRELLAVPVRRETRIACGAPSCRYRIG; this comes from the coding sequence ATGACCCGCGCAGCCCCGCTGCCCCAACAGGGTGACCGCACCAAGACACGGGTGCTGACCCTGCTCAAAGGGCAGGAGTGCAGCACCGCCGGGCACGTCGCGCAGGCCCTGCAGATCAGTGTGCCCGCGGCACGCAAGCATCTGCTCGACCTGGAGGAGGCCGGGCTGATCGAGTCCACCACCCACAAGCCGGGTGGTCGGGGACGTCCGCAGTTGGTCTACCGCCTCACGGAGAGTGGTGAAGCGCGCTTTCCGAAAAGTTACGCCACCCTGTGCGTCGACGTGCTGGCCCACGTGGAAAGCCTGTTCGGCTCTGGCGCCGTGCTGAAAGTCATGGACGCCCGGCGTGCCCAGTTCGCAGAACGGCTGGCGCAGCAGATGCACGGGAACACAGCCGAACGCGTGGAGCAGCTGGTGGCCTTTCTGAACGGCGCCGGGTATGACGCCCGCGCCTATCAGGAAAGAGGAGTCTGGTATCTGGAACAGGGCAACTGCCCTGGTCTCGAGGTCGCCAAGAAGTACGACCAGCTGTGCCACTCGGAACTCGAACTCTACCGCGAGCTTCTGGCCGTGCCGGTCCGGCGTGAGACGCGTATCGCCTGCGGCGCACCTTCCTGCCGCTACCGGATCGGTTGA
- a CDS encoding 2'-5' RNA ligase family protein, with protein sequence MGLYSLVAWPPERLARWVTDVQREHAFASYGAPHLNLRTPFEYSGDEGLLIDAVALAVTGLTPFEVEFRAWRRFPHTIFLELNSTRLLMEAHARVLSELPVPGSERDASGYLPHLTLALGLCPWAEESAWEAIRSLVPPVLSWTVDAFALTLENRGEIVELARYPLNQRATPGTPELTHET encoded by the coding sequence GTGGGACTCTACAGCCTGGTGGCCTGGCCACCCGAACGCCTCGCGCGCTGGGTGACCGATGTGCAGCGCGAGCATGCCTTCGCGTCCTACGGCGCGCCGCACCTCAACTTGCGCACGCCGTTCGAATACTCAGGAGACGAAGGTCTCCTGATCGACGCCGTTGCGCTGGCCGTGACGGGACTGACGCCATTCGAGGTCGAGTTTCGGGCGTGGCGGCGTTTTCCCCACACCATCTTTCTGGAGCTGAACTCCACGCGCCTGCTGATGGAAGCGCACGCGCGGGTGCTGAGCGAGCTTCCCGTTCCCGGCAGCGAGCGGGACGCAAGCGGCTACCTGCCGCACCTGACCCTGGCGCTGGGCTTGTGTCCCTGGGCCGAAGAGAGCGCCTGGGAGGCCATTCGTTCTCTCGTTCCGCCGGTCCTGTCCTGGACGGTCGACGCGTTCGCACTAACGCTGGAAAATCGGGGCGAGATCGTGGAGCTGGCCCGTTACCCGCTGAATCAGCGCGCCACGCCGGGCACACCCGAGCTGACACACGAAACTTGA
- a CDS encoding globin, with protein MQLTPNGTLYDRIGPEHLHALLTRFYRCVGHDPLLAPLFPDDLGHTLEKQFAFMSGFLGGPPLYHQRFGHPRLRARHLPFPITPEHARAWLSCMKTALDETPQIERADAAEYYAALTKVALHMVNSPSAAQEPTSGEGQAR; from the coding sequence GTGCAACTCACCCCCAATGGAACCCTGTATGACCGCATTGGTCCAGAACATCTACACGCCTTGCTGACGCGTTTTTACAGGTGTGTCGGGCATGATCCGCTTCTTGCTCCGCTCTTTCCCGACGACCTTGGCCACACCCTGGAAAAGCAGTTCGCATTCATGAGCGGTTTCCTGGGAGGCCCGCCGCTGTACCATCAGCGCTTCGGTCATCCGCGTCTGCGGGCCCGCCACCTGCCGTTTCCGATTACCCCCGAGCACGCCCGGGCGTGGCTTTCGTGCATGAAAACCGCGCTCGACGAAACGCCGCAGATCGAGCGGGCCGATGCGGCCGAGTACTACGCAGCCCTCACGAAGGTGGCGCTGCACATGGTCAACAGTCCTTCGGCTGCCCAGGAACCAACTTCAGGCGAAGGTCAGGCGCGCTGA
- a CDS encoding ribonuclease HII: protein MNTEAGKGQAPDFAYESAFWARGLLHVAGVDEAGRGAWAGPVVVAAVILPSEVRDWPFRDSKSVSGGRREVLAQEVRASALAWSVEFAPAAEVDRYNVLQATRRAAVRALQQLDLPAGALVTDYLHLDVDLPYVAPAKGDRVSLSVAAASLLAKTARDAYMRQLHERFPQYGFAAHKGYGARTHREALDRYGPCPEHRRTFAPVAQARLMPGS from the coding sequence GTGAACACTGAAGCAGGCAAAGGTCAGGCCCCCGACTTCGCGTACGAATCGGCGTTCTGGGCACGTGGCCTTCTGCACGTCGCCGGCGTGGACGAGGCCGGTCGGGGCGCCTGGGCAGGCCCCGTCGTGGTGGCCGCCGTGATCCTGCCGTCCGAGGTCCGTGACTGGCCTTTCCGGGATTCCAAATCGGTGTCGGGTGGACGCCGTGAAGTGCTCGCGCAGGAAGTGCGCGCCAGCGCGCTGGCGTGGTCAGTCGAGTTCGCGCCTGCCGCCGAAGTCGACCGTTACAACGTGCTGCAGGCAACCCGGCGAGCGGCCGTGCGTGCGCTGCAGCAGCTCGACCTGCCGGCAGGGGCACTGGTCACGGATTACCTGCACCTCGACGTTGATCTCCCTTACGTCGCGCCTGCCAAGGGCGATCGGGTGTCCCTGAGCGTGGCGGCGGCCAGCCTGCTCGCCAAGACGGCGCGCGACGCCTACATGCGCCAGTTGCATGAACGTTTCCCCCAGTACGGTTTCGCCGCGCACAAGGGGTACGGAGCCCGCACCCACCGCGAGGCGCTGGACCGGTACGGCCCCTGCCCCGAGCACCGCCGGACGTTCGCCCCGGTAGCGCAGGCACGCCTGATGCCGGGGTCTTGA
- a CDS encoding methyltransferase, with the protein MYSDLFPAELPPKLRFVEAGGALLTKAGVRGAPGVDDAQALLALAMRKEGVSGRVLDLQAMSGLLGLALEDSHVTLVERSAAALEVLHEQFDEVRAALPGATLEPSPVVALVLSGDRGNAHVEAMTAWASALTAPGGTLYLAGDKQKGFERYMKRVGVAFGHGEVIARDGGMRVARLDRIKDDVLPQPDLQTYTVEDLNVTALPGVFSSAGLDKASALLLRFLGEVQGRRVLDLGCGAGVLGAVAARRGAAHVTLLDDDLAAVKSARSTLSHNGLNGEVLHSDVGQALPTDERFDLVLSNPPFHVGRRVVLDVALEFVREAGERLPTGGEMRLVANDFLPYEAQLGRWGKVETLAREGGFKILRAVKR; encoded by the coding sequence ATGTACAGCGACCTGTTCCCCGCCGAACTGCCTCCCAAACTGCGCTTCGTCGAGGCGGGCGGCGCCCTGCTCACCAAAGCAGGCGTGCGCGGTGCACCGGGCGTGGACGACGCTCAGGCGCTCCTGGCACTGGCGATGCGCAAGGAAGGCGTTTCAGGCCGGGTGCTGGACTTGCAGGCCATGAGCGGGCTGCTGGGCCTGGCGCTGGAAGACAGCCACGTGACGCTCGTGGAGCGCTCGGCCGCCGCGCTTGAGGTCCTGCACGAGCAGTTCGACGAGGTGCGGGCGGCCCTGCCCGGCGCGACCCTGGAACCCTCTCCGGTGGTGGCCCTGGTGCTGTCGGGCGACCGTGGCAACGCTCACGTGGAAGCCATGACGGCCTGGGCGAGCGCCCTCACCGCGCCCGGCGGAACGCTCTACCTCGCCGGCGATAAGCAGAAGGGCTTCGAGCGTTACATGAAACGGGTGGGGGTGGCCTTCGGTCACGGCGAGGTCATCGCGCGTGACGGCGGCATGCGCGTCGCCCGGCTCGACAGGATCAAGGACGACGTGTTGCCGCAACCCGACCTGCAGACCTACACCGTGGAAGACCTGAACGTGACCGCATTGCCCGGCGTGTTCAGTTCCGCCGGGCTCGACAAGGCCAGTGCGCTGCTGCTGCGTTTTCTGGGTGAAGTGCAGGGCCGACGGGTGCTTGACCTCGGATGCGGCGCCGGAGTGCTGGGTGCCGTGGCCGCGCGGCGGGGGGCGGCGCACGTGACGCTGCTCGACGACGATCTCGCGGCGGTGAAGAGTGCCCGCAGCACGCTCTCGCACAACGGTCTGAACGGAGAGGTCCTGCACTCGGATGTCGGTCAGGCCCTGCCCACAGATGAGCGCTTCGACCTGGTACTGTCCAATCCTCCTTTTCACGTGGGCCGCCGGGTGGTGCTCGACGTGGCGCTGGAATTCGTACGTGAAGCGGGAGAACGCCTGCCCACGGGCGGTGAGATGCGTCTGGTCGCCAACGACTTCCTGCCGTACGAAGCCCAACTGGGACGGTGGGGCAAGGTCGAGACGCTGGCGCGCGAAGGGGGCTTCAAGATCTTGCGGGCCGTCAAACGCTAA
- a CDS encoding NUDIX domain-containing protein — translation MRPIRNSAKAVIVQGGQLLVIVKRDARGNLFYILPGGGQERGETLGDTVRRECREELGADVVVRDLLCVRDYVAAHHEFAAENPDFHAVEFMFACDLPDVTALGQGSVPDDGQEGLAWLDLNDLPGLAFYPAALGRWLLTGGARRYLGDVN, via the coding sequence ATGCGCCCTATTCGAAATTCGGCCAAGGCAGTCATCGTTCAGGGCGGGCAACTCTTGGTGATCGTCAAGCGGGACGCCCGCGGAAACCTGTTCTACATCCTGCCGGGCGGCGGGCAGGAACGTGGCGAAACGTTGGGTGACACCGTGCGCCGAGAGTGCCGTGAGGAACTGGGGGCAGACGTCGTCGTGCGCGACCTGCTGTGCGTGCGTGACTATGTCGCTGCCCATCATGAGTTCGCAGCCGAGAATCCCGACTTTCACGCGGTGGAATTCATGTTCGCCTGCGATCTGCCGGACGTCACCGCACTGGGTCAGGGAAGCGTTCCCGACGACGGGCAGGAAGGATTGGCCTGGCTTGACCTGAACGACCTTCCGGGGTTGGCGTTCTATCCGGCTGCGCTCGGACGGTGGCTGCTGACGGGCGGGGCGCGGCGCTACCTCGGTGACGTGAACTGA
- a CDS encoding DUF4129 domain-containing protein, with protein sequence MRAPTRGVTSLLPFAAGLVAAGHGPWWMVAVWTLGLWAARSSETARRSSVTMPIVLALVGALSAWPDLLAVTGLYLRLLLVGLALHVALDALEERHARGLLWLVLVWCAAPGAVGLLGLGLGATLFGHLAQRATRTVLSRPALGLVAGFILAACAVSLTLPLPTPLAWNSAPTVASSPAQEDTGVARETRPFRSPPAVSRSIQGESTPPLIARSAEGLISLLLGLLAVTFALVGYRMWQVRSREQGDWHWSDVLPILALLSGAVMLMLYALLRTSAGTGGPLSGRSAGLPATGEEGAAGAQGVTWLFTTLSWVGWFGLIGMCLLLMGVIFALWRLRVESGQDRPPSPAEEESRVNDPETALHRVRLAYRAMLSALEDAGALRGPHETPREFAERVAALFPGQRGNIEDLTRLYQPVRYGREVTDEHADEAEEALSRLLAGLTTTAPSIHSQELS encoded by the coding sequence ATGAGGGCCCCGACAAGGGGGGTCACGTCGCTGCTTCCATTTGCCGCCGGGCTGGTGGCGGCCGGTCATGGGCCATGGTGGATGGTGGCGGTCTGGACCCTGGGTCTCTGGGCAGCACGCTCGTCGGAAACGGCGCGCCGGAGTTCGGTTACCATGCCCATCGTGCTGGCCCTGGTGGGCGCACTGAGTGCCTGGCCGGACCTGCTCGCCGTGACCGGTCTGTACCTGCGCCTCCTGCTGGTCGGTCTGGCACTTCACGTGGCGCTCGATGCGCTGGAAGAACGTCATGCACGTGGCCTGCTGTGGCTGGTGCTGGTGTGGTGCGCGGCCCCCGGCGCTGTCGGATTGCTCGGTCTGGGGCTGGGCGCGACCTTGTTCGGCCACCTTGCACAGCGCGCCACCCGGACGGTGCTGAGCCGCCCGGCACTGGGACTCGTGGCAGGTTTCATCCTTGCTGCCTGCGCCGTGTCCCTGACGCTCCCCCTTCCCACACCGCTTGCCTGGAACAGCGCGCCGACGGTGGCGTCTTCCCCCGCGCAGGAGGATACGGGCGTCGCACGTGAGACCCGGCCATTCCGCTCGCCGCCCGCCGTGTCCCGCAGCATCCAGGGCGAAAGTACCCCGCCCCTGATCGCCCGCTCGGCCGAAGGCCTGATTTCGCTGCTGCTGGGCTTGCTGGCCGTGACCTTCGCGCTGGTCGGCTACCGGATGTGGCAGGTCCGGTCACGCGAGCAGGGTGATTGGCACTGGAGCGACGTACTGCCCATCCTCGCCCTGTTGTCAGGAGCTGTCATGCTGATGCTCTACGCCCTGCTGCGTACGTCTGCGGGAACGGGAGGGCCGCTTTCCGGCAGATCGGCAGGCCTGCCAGCAACTGGAGAGGAAGGTGCAGCGGGAGCCCAGGGGGTAACGTGGCTCTTCACCACGCTCAGCTGGGTCGGCTGGTTCGGGTTGATCGGCATGTGCCTGTTGCTGATGGGAGTGATCTTCGCCCTGTGGCGCTTGAGAGTGGAAAGCGGTCAAGACCGGCCTCCTTCTCCTGCCGAAGAAGAGTCACGCGTCAATGACCCGGAGACGGCCCTTCACCGCGTCCGGCTGGCTTACCGGGCGATGTTGTCAGCGCTGGAGGACGCGGGCGCGCTGCGCGGTCCGCACGAAACTCCCCGCGAGTTTGCCGAACGTGTTGCCGCGCTGTTTCCCGGGCAGCGCGGCAACATCGAGGACCTTACCCGGCTCTATCAGCCGGTACGCTATGGCAGAGAGGTGACCGACGAACATGCGGATGAAGCGGAGGAAGCGCTGAGCCGCCTGCTGGCCGGTCTGACAACCACTGCGCCCTCTATTCACTCACAGGAGCTTTCATGA
- a CDS encoding AAA family ATPase, which yields MNEFTRRILENVALVLVGKEEVARMAIAGVLAGGHLLLEDAPGTGKTMLARALARSLGLDFKRVQFTPDLLPSDVTGVSIYREGRFEFMRGPIFTGILLADEINRATPKTQSALLEAMGEGQVTENGVTHPLTQPFVVIATQNPIEHEGTFRLPEAQLDRFLLKLSVGYPTPEQEAQMLSLLQQRHPIDDVRSVTAADELLQARQAVRNVLVSPELRRYIAGLVASTRDHPDLVLGAGPRASLALQSVAQALAWADGRSFVLPDDVKAAAPGVLAHRLVLRTEARLRGLQAREVVRDVLHAASVPVEPARS from the coding sequence ATGAATGAATTCACCCGGCGCATTCTGGAGAATGTCGCCCTCGTGCTGGTTGGCAAGGAAGAAGTCGCCCGTATGGCGATTGCCGGCGTGCTCGCAGGAGGGCACCTGCTGCTCGAAGACGCTCCTGGAACTGGCAAGACGATGCTGGCGCGGGCTCTGGCGCGCAGCCTTGGGCTGGATTTCAAACGGGTGCAGTTCACACCCGACCTGCTTCCCAGCGACGTCACCGGCGTGAGTATCTACCGTGAAGGCCGCTTCGAGTTCATGCGGGGCCCAATTTTCACCGGAATTCTGCTGGCCGACGAAATCAACCGGGCCACTCCGAAAACCCAGTCGGCGCTGCTCGAAGCCATGGGCGAAGGTCAGGTCACCGAGAACGGCGTGACCCACCCGCTCACGCAACCCTTCGTGGTCATCGCCACGCAAAATCCCATCGAACACGAGGGCACTTTTCGGCTGCCCGAAGCGCAGCTCGATCGCTTCTTGCTCAAGCTCTCGGTGGGCTACCCGACGCCCGAGCAAGAAGCGCAGATGCTGAGTCTCTTGCAGCAGCGTCATCCTATCGATGACGTGCGCTCCGTGACCGCGGCGGACGAGCTGCTGCAGGCCCGACAGGCTGTCCGGAACGTACTGGTCTCCCCGGAGCTGCGAAGGTACATCGCCGGACTGGTCGCCAGCACCCGGGACCATCCCGATCTGGTGCTGGGTGCTGGCCCACGCGCCAGCCTGGCGCTGCAGAGCGTGGCGCAGGCGCTGGCCTGGGCCGATGGGCGCTCCTTCGTGCTGCCCGACGATGTGAAAGCTGCTGCGCCCGGGGTACTCGCACACCGGCTGGTCCTGCGGACCGAAGCTCGCCTGCGGGGCCTGCAGGCACGCGAGGTGGTCCGTGATGTGCTGCACGCTGCGAGCGTACCGGTCGAACCGGCCCGCTCGTGA
- a CDS encoding DUF58 domain-containing protein, protein MLSFLPWLGLLAVLVLLTWLLYRTPPQVDVRRDLPAAVFAGGSVTLTLQIRVRSRLPVRILLEDPPPRTVVPSSTIDLGGLLWSESRHELRSTLNANRRGVYTWSGITVRWADPFGVFWHTATLPLVDSLEVYPGTHGLELPTLLRPLLSEGALSRTIGLEDPLSLRGARPYVLGDPPQRVAWKLSARTGELMVRELERTANSTLQVHVDQRGSADYLESAVRLAASLVQEALELALPVSVSSAEGATETGTSPEALRLALRRLAQLERREQNAPIPVPRPGANLIVLTQEAGDALVTAALHARAGASRVVIVVLPEGFYLEPGEKGRSMRSAPPDQVRELERRAGILAQSGVLVYVLRGNHSILKLGA, encoded by the coding sequence ATGCTGAGCTTCCTGCCTTGGCTCGGGCTGCTCGCCGTGCTGGTTCTGCTGACGTGGCTGCTTTACCGAACGCCACCGCAGGTTGACGTCCGACGTGATCTGCCGGCGGCTGTCTTCGCGGGAGGCAGCGTGACGCTGACGCTGCAGATCCGAGTGCGATCGCGCCTGCCCGTGCGGATTTTGCTCGAAGACCCGCCGCCACGGACGGTGGTGCCGAGTTCGACCATTGATCTGGGCGGCCTGCTGTGGAGTGAAAGCCGGCACGAACTGCGTTCGACGCTGAACGCCAACCGGCGAGGCGTGTACACGTGGTCCGGGATCACCGTGCGCTGGGCAGATCCCTTTGGTGTGTTCTGGCACACCGCGACGCTCCCGCTTGTCGACAGCCTGGAAGTGTACCCGGGCACCCACGGTCTTGAATTGCCCACGCTGCTGCGCCCGCTGCTCTCCGAAGGTGCACTGTCACGCACCATCGGGCTTGAAGATCCGCTGAGCCTGCGGGGTGCCCGGCCCTACGTGCTGGGCGACCCACCGCAGCGGGTCGCGTGGAAGCTCAGCGCGCGCACGGGCGAGCTGATGGTCCGCGAGCTGGAACGTACCGCCAACAGCACGCTGCAGGTTCATGTCGACCAGCGTGGCAGCGCGGATTATCTTGAGAGCGCCGTACGACTGGCGGCGAGTCTCGTGCAGGAGGCACTGGAATTGGCACTGCCCGTGTCGGTCAGCAGTGCGGAGGGAGCGACAGAAACTGGAACCAGCCCGGAAGCGCTGCGACTGGCCCTGCGTCGCCTCGCCCAGCTGGAACGGCGTGAACAAAACGCGCCGATTCCTGTTCCTAGGCCTGGGGCCAACCTGATCGTGCTGACCCAGGAAGCGGGAGACGCCCTCGTGACCGCCGCACTGCATGCCCGCGCAGGTGCAAGCCGGGTGGTGATCGTGGTTCTGCCCGAGGGCTTTTACCTCGAACCCGGTGAAAAAGGTCGGTCCATGCGGTCGGCCCCGCCCGACCAGGTGCGTGAACTGGAGCGCCGCGCCGGCATTCTGGCGCAGTCGGGCGTGCTGGTATACGTTCTGCGGGGCAACCACAGCATCCTGAAATTGGGCGCCTGA
- a CDS encoding luciferase family protein: protein MTTSRSTVAESLRRLEREVSAWPGVEVRHHRTGCTQFRSPHGEVGHLHRGGLLDVPFPRELRDRLVSKGQARPHHVMPASGWVSYQVSGEKELPGALALLRLSYECHGLAGAPQPAGPVAQTPQGPQID, encoded by the coding sequence ATGACGACGTCAAGATCGACGGTCGCAGAGTCCCTCAGGCGCCTGGAGCGCGAAGTGTCCGCCTGGCCTGGAGTCGAGGTCAGACACCACCGGACCGGCTGCACGCAGTTCCGATCGCCCCACGGAGAAGTCGGGCACCTGCACCGTGGCGGGCTGCTGGACGTGCCCTTTCCGCGCGAGTTGCGTGACCGTCTGGTCTCAAAAGGCCAGGCCCGCCCGCACCATGTCATGCCTGCCTCGGGCTGGGTCTCTTACCAGGTGAGCGGAGAAAAAGAGCTGCCGGGTGCCCTGGCGCTGCTGCGCCTCAGCTATGAGTGCCACGGCCTGGCCGGGGCGCCACAACCGGCGGGCCCTGTGGCACAGACGCCGCAGGGCCCACAAATCGACTGA
- a CDS encoding organic hydroperoxide resistance protein, producing MSNAIFHTQATAHGGRAGHIETPDHHLDVKLSVPGQLGGKGGGGTNPEQLFAAGYASCFQSAIGVIARQENIEFGDSTVTALVGLLRDEQGYGLDVELQITLPGLSREQAEDLVHKAHQVCPYSRITRGNLDVRLTVVES from the coding sequence ATGAGCAACGCGATCTTTCACACCCAGGCCACCGCGCACGGTGGACGCGCCGGCCACATCGAGACTCCCGACCACCACCTCGACGTGAAACTCAGCGTTCCGGGCCAGCTTGGTGGCAAAGGGGGCGGCGGCACCAATCCCGAGCAGCTGTTCGCAGCCGGATACGCGTCATGCTTTCAGAGCGCCATCGGGGTGATCGCCCGCCAGGAAAACATCGAATTCGGTGACTCGACCGTGACGGCGTTGGTCGGTCTGCTGCGCGACGAGCAGGGTTATGGTCTGGACGTCGAGCTGCAGATCACCCTGCCGGGCCTGTCGCGCGAGCAGGCCGAGGATCTGGTGCACAAGGCGCATCAGGTGTGTCCGTACAGCCGGATCACCCGGGGCAACCTGGATGTCCGTCTGACCGTTGTCGAAAGTTAA
- the pdxH gene encoding pyridoxamine 5'-phosphate oxidase has product MSDLAELRKTYARSELRRSDLHAEPLEQFRAWFAQALSEAGHEPYAVTVATADERGRPSARTVLLRAFDSRGFVFYTNFFSRKGHDLSVNPQASLLFYWPSLERQVRVEGAVERVRNEEADAYFARRPRESQLAAHASTPQSAPIAHRAALELRYQELAGRFPGEVPRPEDWGGFRVIPDTYEFWQGRPGRLHDRFLYTREGAIWHTSRLMP; this is encoded by the coding sequence ATGAGCGACCTGGCAGAGCTGCGCAAGACCTACGCGCGCTCAGAATTGCGTCGAAGTGACCTGCACGCCGAACCCCTGGAACAGTTCCGGGCCTGGTTCGCACAGGCCCTGTCCGAAGCCGGACACGAACCTTACGCGGTGACCGTCGCCACCGCCGACGAACGAGGTCGCCCAAGCGCCCGAACGGTGCTGCTGCGCGCTTTCGATTCGCGTGGCTTCGTGTTCTACACCAATTTCTTCAGCCGCAAAGGACATGACCTGTCGGTCAATCCTCAGGCGAGCCTGCTGTTTTACTGGCCGAGCCTGGAGCGGCAGGTTCGCGTGGAAGGCGCCGTGGAGCGTGTTCGGAACGAGGAAGCCGATGCCTACTTCGCGCGGCGTCCCCGTGAGAGCCAGCTTGCCGCACACGCCAGCACACCGCAAAGTGCGCCGATTGCACATCGGGCCGCGCTGGAACTGCGCTACCAGGAGCTCGCCGGACGCTTTCCCGGCGAGGTGCCCCGACCCGAGGACTGGGGAGGCTTTCGTGTCATTCCTGACACCTACGAATTCTGGCAGGGCAGACCGGGTCGTTTGCACGACCGCTTCCTTTACACCCGCGAGGGCGCGATCTGGCACACCTCGCGACTGATGCCCTAA